Part of the Nitrospirota bacterium genome, GCCGATGCGGTCTCGCCGTCTTCGATGCCTGAACAGATGCCTGTGGCAGCGAAAGTGCTTCGCCTCAGCGTGAACGATGCGCTGGGCGTGTTCGTCAGTCAAAACCTCGATGTGCTCATCGCCAAGTACGGGATCGAGTATACCAAAGGGCAAGAAGTGACTGCGCGGTTGTTCCCGAATCCCGTTCTGACTGTTGGGTCGCTCGGTTCTTTCACGCAGGGTCGAACGATCTCAAACAGCAGCTCGTTGGGTTTCCAGGCACAGCAGTTGTTTGAGCTGGCGGGTAAACGGGGCTATCGAATCGAAAGCGCGGGGTTCGGCACCCAATCGGCAGAGGCCGCCTTTGAAGATGCCGTGCGGCAACTCGGGTTTACGGTGAAGGACACCTACTATCGGATTCAGTTGGCGCAACGTCGGCTGGTGTTGGCTGAAGAGAACCGCGACCGCTTTTCACGAATCCTCGACATCAACACGATCCGTTTCAAAAAAGGGTACATCGCAGAAGTCGATCTCATTCGGATTCGCTTGCAGATGGTGGACTTTCAATCGCAGGTCATTCAATCGTTGCAGGAGGCAGAGTCGGCGAGAGGTGATCTTCGTCAGTTGCTGCGGGTCTCTCCCAAGACAATGGTGGAATTGACCACAGAGCTGGATTTCCGCCGGATCGATCCCGATATCGAGAGATTACGAGTGGCTGCCTTGGATGTGCGTCCTGACATTCGCGCCAAACGCTATACGTTTTCCCAGCGGGAATCCGATCTCAAGCTGGCGAAGGCCTACCGGGTGCCCGACGTGACGGTTGGAGCCGGATACGCAGTTCAGGGAAGCCAGGGCCCTGATAACCCAGGCCAAGCGGCACTCAACGTGGGCATCCCCTTACCGCTATTCAACCGGAACCAAGGCGGGATTCGACAGGCAGAGGTCGCGGTCCAATCCGCTGAGGCTGACTTGAATAAGACGGTCAATCTAGTCGAGAATGAAGTGGAAGTCGCCTATCGCAACCTGTTGCAGAGCCGGCGGTTGGTCGAAGCCTATGTCGGTGGAGTGTTGGAGGATGCCCGCTCGACCTTTACGATCGTTGAGCGGGCCTATGAACGGGGTGGGGCGACCATTCTCGATTTGCTCGACGCCGCTCGTACATCACGGACTATTCAGCAGAACTATATCGAGGCGCTGTTTAATTATCAGCACCAGCTGTTCCAATTAGAAAGCGCCGTGGGTCAGGAGATCATCTCGTGAGAACCCTGGTGACAGCTGAGGTTATGGTTGCGCATATGAAGGCATCTCGTCGGTTTCTGTCAGTACGATCGGTTGCCGCCGTCACCTGTCTGTTCCTTGTTGCCTGTGGGCGAGGCGAGCCACCGGCAGCGTCCTCCGCCGCAAGTCCTCTTCCTCAGAAATCCGGTTCAGTCCAGGGGGTGCAGCCGCGGGTAGAAACGGCTCTCGTTGAAGTCGGGTCGGGGGCTCATGCCTTGACCTTGTCCGGGAAGATCGCTTATGGAGAAGATCATTATTCAAGAATTTCCTCTCCAATCCAAGGGCGCGTCCTCGAAGTGCGGGCGCACTTGGGCGAGCGGGTGCAGGCGGGTAGTGTGTTGCTGGTATTAGACAGCCAGGAAATTGCTCAGGCCTATTCGGAATACGTGAAGGAAGACTCCGATCTTCAATATGCGACCCGTGCCCGTGATTTGGCCAAGGACCTGTATGAGAATAAAGCTTTGCCGTTAAAGGACCTCAAGCAGGCGGAGAATGAGCTGACCAAGGCGCGCGCTGAATTCCGGCGCGCCAAAGAGCGGTTGTTATCGCTGCGTGTTCCTGCCCAGGAATTGGAAAAACCGCTCGACCGGCAGAAAATTACGTCCCGATTCGATATGAAGAGTCCTTTGACCGGGATTGTCGTGGAGCGGAACGTCACGCCCGGACAGTCGATCGGGGGAGATTCCAGCCAGGTCGTGTTCACGGTAGCGGATCTCGATATGCTGCAGGTGGTGGCAGATGTGTATGAACGGGATCTGGCTCTGGTCAAAGAAGGGCAGTTTGCGACGGTGAGCGTGGAAGCGTACCCTGACGTGAGTTTTCCCGCGACCGTAGCCAGCATCGGCGACGTGGTCGATACGACGTCGAGGACCATTAAGCTCCGCGCCTGGGTCAATAATAAGGACCATCGGTTGAAGCCGGAAATGTTTGCACGCCTCCATATCCAGGTCGGAGAGTCCTCGCCGCTGTTGACGATTCCACGCGAAGCGGTATTGGAAGTGGACGGAAAACAGTTTGTGTACGTGCTCGAAGGTCCCGACCAGTATGCCAAGCGTGAAGTCAAAGTGAACACGATTTCACCGGATCATGTGCGGGTTTTGGAAGGTCTGACATCGGGCCAGCGCATCGTGATTAAAGGCGCCGTGTTGATCAAGGGGCAGGAAGTCAAAGGGTAGCCCTCACGAGTCCGTTCTCCTCCTTCGAATTGGAATCTAATCGAACCTCATGATAGCCAGAATTGTTGAACTCTCTCTGGTCCAGCGCGTCATGGTTTGCGTGCTGGGTTTTCTCCTCTTCTTCGGCGGACTCTACGCCTTTCACATCCTCGATATCGTCGCCTATCCGGATCCCTCGCCCCCGATGGTCGAGCTGATCACGCAGTATCCCGGGTGGTCGGCCGAAGAGATCGAACGCCAAATTTCGATTCCTATTGAAGTTGCCCTCAACGGTATGCCCGGCCTCACGGACATTCGTTCCCTCTCGATCTTTGGCTTGAGCGACATTAAGATCTATTTCGATTTCGATACGGAAATATTTCACGACCGTCAGGAAGTCTTGAACAGGCTGGGTTCAGTGCAATTGCCTCCCGGCGCGGCGCCGTCGCTCTCTCCCTGGTGGGCGATTGCCGAAATCTACCGGTACGAACTCACAGGGACCGGTGAGACCACACTCACCGACTTGAAAACGATTCAGGACTGGCAGGTTCGTCGGGAGTTCCGGCGGATTCCCGGCGTCATCGACGTGACTGCGTTCGGGGGAACGACCAAGGAATACCACGTCGATATCGATCCTGGACGGTTGATCAGCTATGGCGTCAGCCTCTCTCAGGTCATGTCGGCCTTGACCAATAGTAATGCCAATGTCGGCGGGAACTATCTGACGATCGGCGCGCAGAACTACAATATCCGAGGATTGGGTCTTATTAACGGACTCGCGGATATTGAAAACGTCATGGTGGCCGAAAAAGATGGGACACCGATTTTCGTCAAGACACTCGGAACGGTCGCGGTCGGTTCACAAGTTCGATTGGGGAAGGTCGGTATCGACGATCGAGACGACGTGGTTGAAGGCGTTGTGCTGCTCCAACGTGGGTATAAGGCGCTCAATGTCCTGGAGAAGGTGCGAGAAAAAGTTGAGGATCTGAATACGTGGAAGCTGCCGGCCAACGTCAAGGTTAAAACCTTCTATGATCGTACGGCCCTGATCCATACGACGGTGGAGACGGTTACGGACATTCTCATCAGCGGCATGGTCTTGGTCTTTATCATCCTGTTCGTGTTCCTGGGACATTTGCGCGCGGCCTTGATTGTGGCATTAACTATTCCACTCTCCTTGTTGTTTACCTTTGGCATGATGGTGTCCATTGGGCAGTCGGCGAATTTGATCTCGCTCGGGTCCATCGATTTCGGCATTATCGTGGATGCCACGCTGATTATGGTGGAGAGCATCTTTTTCCATCTCGCGCACGGGAAGATCCAAGGGTTGACTGTCCACCAGCAGATCGTGAGGGCTGCGCGACAGGTTGGACAGCCGATCTTCTCCTCTACGGCGATTATCGTGGTGGCGTTTATTCCGCTCTTTACGATGACGGGTGTGCCGGGGAAGATCTTTGCACCGATGTCGATCACCTATGGGTTCGCTTTGGTGGGCGCGCTCTTGATGGCCTTTACGTTGGCTCCCGTACTCTGTTCCTTCCTGCTGAAGGGCACGATCAGCGAGGAGGATACGGCGATCGTCCGGGGAATCCGTCGCGTCTATAACGGCATTTTGGGGTTTGCGTTAGACCATCGGGCGGTGGTCGTCGGAGCCTGCGTGGGACTTCTCGCCATCACCTTTGTGGCCTTAAAGTCCATTGGAGGGGAGTTCATGCCGGCGCTGGAAGAGGGGAATCTCTGGGTGCGTGCCACGATGCCCGTGGATATTTCTTTCGATCAGGCCGCCAAGCTGACGAGCGAGATTCGCCTCCTGTTCCGGGAGTCGCCCGAGGTCACGACCATCGTGTCGCAGTTGGGCCGTCCCGACGACGGCACCGATCCCACGAGTTTTTTCAACGCGGAGTTTTTAGCCAACCTGAAGCCTGAAAAAGAATGGCGCCCCGGCCTGAGCAAAGATGGGCTGATCGAAGAGATCGAGGGGAGGCTGAAAGATATTCCCGGCGTCATCTTCAATTTTTCGCAGGTGATTCAGGACAATGTGGAAGAGGCGATGTCGGGGGTCAAGGGAGAGAACTCCATCAAACTCTTCGGGAACGATCTGAAGACGATGGAGGCCAAGGCCACCGAGATCGAGCATGTGATGCAAAAGGTCCGGGGCGTCAAAGACCTGGGAATTTTCCGTCTCGTGGGACAACCGAATCTGTTGATTCAGGTCGATCGTGAGGCAAGCGCGCGGTATGGACTGCAAGTGTCGGATGTCAACGCCGTGGTCCAGGCCGCGGTCGGGGGGCAGGCGGTCACGCAGGTCTATGAAGGAGAGCGCCTATTCGATCTCGTGGTTCGCTTTCTTCCGGAATTTCGACAGGATGTCGCTGCAATCGGGAATATCCTCGTCAGTACGCCGAATGGGGCCCGCGTTCCCTTGAAGCAAGTGGCATCCATTACGACGCAGACCGGGGCCTTCATTATCTATCGCGAAAATAATGAGCGATATATTCCGATCAAGTTCAGTGTCCGTGATCGCGACCTTCAGAGTACCGTGGAGGAGGCGCAAGCCCTTTTGGCTAAAGAGGTGACGCTGCCCGAGCGGTATCGGATGGAATGGGCGGGTCAATACGATCAGCTGAAAGATGAACAGAAGCGATTGGCGATGGTGGTGCCGATTAGTTTGGTGATCATTTTATTTCTGTTGTACACCACGTTCGACTCGGTCAAGAATGCGCTCCTGGTCTTGAGCACGGTTCCGTTTGCTTTGATTGGTGGAGTACTGTCCCTCGTCGCCACCCATACGAATTTTAGTATCTCTGCCGCGGTCGGCGTCATT contains:
- a CDS encoding CusA/CzcA family heavy metal efflux RND transporter, which codes for MIARIVELSLVQRVMVCVLGFLLFFGGLYAFHILDIVAYPDPSPPMVELITQYPGWSAEEIERQISIPIEVALNGMPGLTDIRSLSIFGLSDIKIYFDFDTEIFHDRQEVLNRLGSVQLPPGAAPSLSPWWAIAEIYRYELTGTGETTLTDLKTIQDWQVRREFRRIPGVIDVTAFGGTTKEYHVDIDPGRLISYGVSLSQVMSALTNSNANVGGNYLTIGAQNYNIRGLGLINGLADIENVMVAEKDGTPIFVKTLGTVAVGSQVRLGKVGIDDRDDVVEGVVLLQRGYKALNVLEKVREKVEDLNTWKLPANVKVKTFYDRTALIHTTVETVTDILISGMVLVFIILFVFLGHLRAALIVALTIPLSLLFTFGMMVSIGQSANLISLGSIDFGIIVDATLIMVESIFFHLAHGKIQGLTVHQQIVRAARQVGQPIFSSTAIIVVAFIPLFTMTGVPGKIFAPMSITYGFALVGALLMAFTLAPVLCSFLLKGTISEEDTAIVRGIRRVYNGILGFALDHRAVVVGACVGLLAITFVALKSIGGEFMPALEEGNLWVRATMPVDISFDQAAKLTSEIRLLFRESPEVTTIVSQLGRPDDGTDPTSFFNAEFLANLKPEKEWRPGLSKDGLIEEIEGRLKDIPGVIFNFSQVIQDNVEEAMSGVKGENSIKLFGNDLKTMEAKATEIEHVMQKVRGVKDLGIFRLVGQPNLLIQVDREASARYGLQVSDVNAVVQAAVGGQAVTQVYEGERLFDLVVRFLPEFRQDVAAIGNILVSTPNGARVPLKQVASITTQTGAFIIYRENNERYIPIKFSVRDRDLQSTVEEAQALLAKEVTLPERYRMEWAGQYDQLKDEQKRLAMVVPISLVIILFLLYTTFDSVKNALLVLSTVPFALIGGVLSLVATHTNFSISAAVGVISTLGVAILGGVLLISRIEDFRRTGLTLREAVRKGADVQMRPILMATLGAAIGLLPAALATGIGSQAQKPLARVVVGGMLTAAVLILVVLPVLYEIVHRRDERSDEEKERG
- a CDS encoding efflux RND transporter periplasmic adaptor subunit is translated as MKASRRFLSVRSVAAVTCLFLVACGRGEPPAASSAASPLPQKSGSVQGVQPRVETALVEVGSGAHALTLSGKIAYGEDHYSRISSPIQGRVLEVRAHLGERVQAGSVLLVLDSQEIAQAYSEYVKEDSDLQYATRARDLAKDLYENKALPLKDLKQAENELTKARAEFRRAKERLLSLRVPAQELEKPLDRQKITSRFDMKSPLTGIVVERNVTPGQSIGGDSSQVVFTVADLDMLQVVADVYERDLALVKEGQFATVSVEAYPDVSFPATVASIGDVVDTTSRTIKLRAWVNNKDHRLKPEMFARLHIQVGESSPLLTIPREAVLEVDGKQFVYVLEGPDQYAKREVKVNTISPDHVRVLEGLTSGQRIVIKGAVLIKGQEVKG
- a CDS encoding TolC family protein, whose translation is MSTSHADAVSPSSMPEQMPVAAKVLRLSVNDALGVFVSQNLDVLIAKYGIEYTKGQEVTARLFPNPVLTVGSLGSFTQGRTISNSSSLGFQAQQLFELAGKRGYRIESAGFGTQSAEAAFEDAVRQLGFTVKDTYYRIQLAQRRLVLAEENRDRFSRILDINTIRFKKGYIAEVDLIRIRLQMVDFQSQVIQSLQEAESARGDLRQLLRVSPKTMVELTTELDFRRIDPDIERLRVAALDVRPDIRAKRYTFSQRESDLKLAKAYRVPDVTVGAGYAVQGSQGPDNPGQAALNVGIPLPLFNRNQGGIRQAEVAVQSAEADLNKTVNLVENEVEVAYRNLLQSRRLVEAYVGGVLEDARSTFTIVERAYERGGATILDLLDAARTSRTIQQNYIEALFNYQHQLFQLESAVGQEIIS